The following proteins are co-located in the Cyanobacteria bacterium QS_8_64_29 genome:
- a CDS encoding molecular chaperone DnaJ — protein MQQSRNYYELLNVSPEASTEQIKQAYRRLARRYHPDLNPGDKDAEETFKAIGEAYDVLCDERKRAQYDQTMRRSRHRRGAPRRRRRESRTQRARQVPLDRDDAYQPGTTKRAYKAGAAPSEGKNGGSARPRDVEAKLTLPLEKAYQGGRERVRLEDGRSLEIDMPSGMVDGQQMRLRGQGIEGGDLYLTITIAPHSLFKLHGSDVICRVPVTPSEAVLGGAIKVPTLDGPVRVSIPGGTVSGKRLRLADKGYPHSQGRGDQLVEIAIAVPSDPSEAERSLYEQLRQVEAFDPRRDLGESD, from the coding sequence ATGCAGCAATCCCGCAATTACTACGAGCTGTTGAACGTCTCGCCAGAGGCCTCCACCGAACAGATCAAGCAAGCCTACCGGCGGCTGGCGCGGCGCTATCACCCCGATCTCAACCCAGGCGATAAGGACGCCGAGGAGACCTTTAAAGCCATCGGTGAGGCCTACGATGTACTCTGCGACGAGCGCAAGCGCGCGCAGTACGACCAAACCATGCGGCGCTCGCGGCACCGTCGGGGTGCACCGCGGCGCCGTCGGCGGGAGAGCCGCACGCAACGGGCCCGGCAGGTGCCGCTTGATCGCGACGATGCCTACCAGCCCGGTACCACCAAGCGCGCGTACAAGGCCGGCGCTGCCCCCAGCGAGGGGAAGAATGGCGGCAGCGCGCGGCCGCGCGACGTCGAAGCCAAGCTCACCCTACCGCTCGAGAAGGCCTATCAAGGGGGCCGCGAACGCGTTCGCCTCGAGGACGGGCGATCGCTGGAAATCGATATGCCCAGCGGAATGGTCGATGGCCAGCAGATGCGGCTGCGCGGTCAGGGCATCGAGGGAGGCGACCTCTACCTGACTATTACCATCGCACCGCATTCGCTGTTTAAGCTGCACGGCTCGGATGTCATCTGCCGGGTGCCGGTGACGCCCAGCGAAGCCGTTCTGGGCGGCGCGATCAAGGTCCCCACCCTGGATGGGCCGGTTCGCGTCTCGATTCCGGGCGGCACGGTGAGCGGCAAGCGCTTGCGATTGGCCGATAAGGGCTACCCTCACTCGCAGGGGCGCGGCGACCAGCTCGTCGAGATCGCCATTGCCGTTCCCAGCGACCCCAGCGAAGCCGAGCGATCGCTCTACGAGCAGCTGCGGCAGGTGGAAGCCTTCGATCCGCGGAGGGATTTAGGGGAGAGCGATTAG
- a CDS encoding molecular chaperone DnaK produces MGKVVGIDLGTTNSVVAVNEGGRPAIITNAEGARTTPSVVGFNQDGELLVGELARRQAVLNPRNTFFGAKRFLGRSYSELNSIDKRVPYTVRGDEDDSIQLRCPRLRKRFAPEEISARVLQKLAQDASRYLGEPVTEAVITVPAYFDDAQRQATRDAGQIAGLEVKRILNEPTAASLAYGLDRQANSIILVFDLGGGTFDVSILEVGDGVFDVKATSGDTQLGGNDFDRQIVDWLADRFQEAEGIDLRQDRQALQRLTEAAEKAKIELSSVNATEINLPFITAGDDGPKHIETRLTRSQFENLCADLVSRLRRPLKRSLADADLRPTEIDEVVLVGGSTRIPMVQEVVRSFIDREPNQDVNPEEVVAFGAALQAGILAGEMQDVLLLDVSPISFGVEAIGGVTKKLIPRNTTIPVRRSEVFSTSENNQTLVEVHVIQGEREMAADNKSLGRFKLTGIPPAPRGVPQILVSLDLDANGILQVTAQDKTTGREQSVTIQGASNLSQDQLERMIREAEENSRTDRERRERAEKRNQAEAAADAAQRHLKEVALDFGNHFASYYRRRIEGLVQELRDSLEQDDERGIERAHADLQDAVYELNREVRLQYEAEGEDDFFGSIRRTFTGEREPPERRAGRRRAYRPYEYENDWDEGDDWF; encoded by the coding sequence ATGGGCAAGGTAGTCGGCATCGATTTGGGGACCACCAACTCAGTCGTTGCGGTCAACGAAGGCGGCAGGCCTGCCATTATTACCAATGCCGAAGGGGCCCGCACCACGCCCTCAGTCGTCGGGTTCAATCAAGACGGCGAGCTTCTCGTCGGCGAGCTAGCGCGGCGTCAGGCCGTGCTCAACCCGCGCAATACCTTCTTCGGCGCCAAACGGTTTTTGGGCCGCAGCTACAGCGAGCTCAACTCAATCGACAAGCGCGTTCCCTATACCGTGCGCGGCGATGAGGATGACAGCATCCAACTGCGCTGCCCGCGCCTCAGAAAGCGGTTTGCCCCCGAGGAAATTTCGGCTCGCGTGCTGCAAAAGCTAGCCCAGGATGCCAGCCGCTATCTGGGCGAGCCCGTCACCGAGGCCGTCATTACCGTGCCGGCCTATTTTGATGATGCCCAGCGCCAAGCGACCCGAGACGCCGGCCAGATTGCCGGACTCGAGGTTAAGCGCATCCTCAACGAGCCCACCGCAGCTTCGCTGGCCTACGGGCTCGACCGCCAGGCCAACAGCATCATCCTGGTGTTCGATCTGGGCGGCGGCACCTTCGATGTCTCCATTCTGGAGGTGGGTGACGGCGTCTTCGATGTCAAGGCCACCAGCGGCGACACCCAACTGGGCGGTAACGATTTCGACCGCCAGATCGTCGATTGGCTGGCTGATCGGTTCCAAGAAGCCGAAGGCATCGACCTGCGCCAGGACCGGCAGGCCCTGCAGCGCCTAACCGAGGCTGCCGAGAAAGCCAAGATCGAGCTGTCGTCGGTCAACGCCACCGAGATCAACCTTCCTTTTATTACAGCTGGCGACGACGGGCCCAAGCACATCGAAACGCGCCTGACGCGCTCGCAGTTCGAGAACCTGTGCGCCGATTTGGTCAGCCGGTTGCGCCGTCCGCTCAAGCGCTCGCTGGCCGATGCCGACCTGCGTCCCACCGAAATTGATGAGGTCGTGCTGGTGGGAGGCTCGACGCGCATCCCCATGGTGCAGGAGGTGGTGCGCAGCTTCATTGATCGCGAGCCCAACCAAGACGTCAACCCCGAAGAGGTGGTTGCCTTTGGGGCGGCCCTGCAAGCTGGCATCCTCGCCGGCGAGATGCAAGATGTCCTGCTTTTGGATGTCTCGCCCATCTCATTTGGAGTCGAGGCCATTGGGGGCGTCACGAAAAAGCTCATTCCGCGCAACACCACCATTCCCGTGCGCCGCTCGGAGGTGTTCTCGACCAGCGAAAACAACCAAACCCTGGTCGAGGTGCACGTCATCCAGGGCGAGCGCGAAATGGCAGCGGACAACAAGTCGCTGGGCCGATTCAAACTAACCGGCATTCCGCCGGCCCCGCGCGGGGTTCCCCAAATCCTAGTCTCGCTGGATCTGGATGCCAACGGCATTTTGCAGGTAACGGCCCAAGATAAAACCACCGGCCGCGAGCAAAGCGTCACCATCCAAGGAGCTTCCAACCTGAGCCAGGACCAGCTCGAGCGCATGATCCGCGAGGCCGAGGAAAACAGCCGTACCGATCGCGAGCGCCGCGAGCGCGCTGAGAAGCGCAATCAGGCTGAGGCCGCTGCCGATGCAGCACAGCGCCACCTCAAGGAGGTCGCCCTCGATTTTGGCAACCACTTTGCCAGCTACTACCGCCGTCGCATCGAGGGCCTGGTGCAAGAGCTGCGCGATAGCCTCGAGCAAGATGACGAGCGCGGGATCGAGCGCGCCCACGCGGACCTGCAGGATGCCGTTTACGAGCTCAACCGCGAGGTGCGGCTGCAGTACGAAGCGGAAGGGGAGGACGACTTTTTTGGCAGCATCCGCCGCACCTTCACCGGCGAGCGCGAGCCGCCTGAGCGGCGTGCTGGCCGGCGCCGAGCTTACCGTCCCTACGAATACGAAAACGACTGGGACGAAGGCGACGACTGGTTCTGA
- a CDS encoding alpha-ketoacid dehydrogenase subunit beta, with translation MAETTLFNALHQALDEEMGRDDTVAVMGEDVGHYGGSYKVTKDLYKKYGELRVLDTPIAENSFMGMAIGSAMTGLRPVVEGMNMGFLLLAFNQISNNAGMLRYTSGGNYKIPLVVRGPGGVGRQLGAEHSQRLESYFHSVPGLRLVACSTPYNAKGLLKAAIRDDNPILFFEHVLLYNLKEELPEGEYALPLDRAEVVRTGSDVTILTYSRMRHHVLQAVEQLQQEGFDPEAIDLISLKPLDMETVGASIRKTHRAIVVEECARTGGIGAELVARLNDELFDELDAPPQRLSSEDMPTPYNGTLERMTIVQPEQIVEAVRQLVGLQV, from the coding sequence ATGGCCGAAACGACCCTTTTTAACGCCCTGCACCAAGCCCTGGATGAGGAGATGGGCCGCGACGACACAGTCGCCGTCATGGGCGAAGACGTGGGGCACTACGGCGGCTCCTACAAGGTCACCAAGGACCTGTACAAAAAGTACGGCGAGCTGCGCGTGCTCGATACGCCCATTGCCGAAAACAGCTTCATGGGCATGGCGATCGGTAGCGCCATGACGGGCTTGCGCCCCGTGGTTGAGGGCATGAATATGGGGTTTCTGCTGCTGGCCTTCAACCAGATATCCAACAATGCCGGCATGCTGCGCTACACCTCGGGCGGCAATTACAAAATCCCGCTGGTGGTGCGCGGCCCGGGCGGCGTGGGCCGTCAGCTCGGCGCCGAGCACTCGCAGCGGCTCGAGTCCTACTTTCACTCGGTGCCAGGCCTCAGGCTGGTGGCCTGCTCGACCCCCTATAACGCCAAGGGGTTGCTCAAAGCCGCCATCCGCGACGACAATCCCATCCTATTTTTCGAGCACGTCCTGCTCTACAACCTCAAGGAAGAGCTGCCCGAAGGCGAGTACGCGCTGCCGCTCGATCGGGCCGAGGTGGTTCGCACGGGCAGCGACGTTACCATCCTGACCTACTCGCGCATGCGGCACCACGTGCTGCAAGCAGTCGAGCAGCTGCAGCAGGAAGGTTTCGATCCCGAGGCGATCGATCTGATCTCGCTCAAGCCCCTCGATATGGAAACGGTGGGTGCTTCCATTCGCAAGACCCACCGCGCGATTGTGGTGGAGGAGTGCGCGCGAACGGGTGGCATTGGTGCCGAACTGGTAGCGCGCCTCAACGACGAGCTGTTCGACGAACTGGATGCGCCGCCGCAGCGGCTGTCCTCAGAAGACATGCCCACGCCCTATAACGGCACGCTGGAGCGCATGACCATCGTCCAGCCCGAGCAGATCGTCGAGGCCGTGCGCCAGCTGGTGGGGTTGCAAGTGTAG
- the secD gene encoding protein translocase subunit SecD — translation MQRQRLLLALIVALVIAAIVTLAQIPLKLGLDLRGGAQLTLRVQTTEQVEQISDQQLQAVRRVIQNRVNGLGVSKAEVQTSGEDKIVVQLPGVSDPSQAERVLGETAQLEFRQQKQGTQQQFQSLFARQQQLQQELEQLRQAERPDAEAIAQKSEQLEKINQQLLQLFGSPELTGEQLKDAQAQPTQGGNSWEVALDFTGEGGRQFAQLTQELAGTGRTIGIFLDDQLLSAPTVAARFAGTGITGGGAVITGDFSTQEARNLAIQLRGGALPLPVEIVSNRTVGATLGQASIRNSLYAAASGLVLVLAFMAVYYRLPGAIADAALGVYALLAVASYALVGVTLTLPGIAGFILSIGMAVDANVLIFERTREELRAGNTLYRSVESGFYRAFSSIIDSNVTTLIACAALFWLGTGFVKGFAVTLAIGVALSLFTALSCTRTLMLLVVLGLPGVRRRPHLFCPQLASS, via the coding sequence ATGCAACGCCAGCGCTTGCTGTTGGCCCTGATCGTGGCGTTGGTAATAGCAGCCATCGTGACGCTGGCGCAGATTCCGCTCAAGCTGGGGCTGGATTTGCGCGGTGGGGCGCAGCTGACCCTGCGCGTGCAAACCACCGAGCAAGTCGAGCAAATTAGCGACCAGCAGCTGCAAGCCGTGCGGCGCGTGATTCAAAACCGCGTCAACGGGCTAGGGGTCTCCAAAGCCGAAGTTCAAACCTCGGGCGAGGACAAGATCGTCGTGCAGTTGCCCGGGGTCAGCGATCCCAGCCAAGCCGAGCGCGTGCTGGGCGAGACGGCCCAGCTCGAATTCCGCCAGCAAAAGCAAGGGACCCAACAGCAGTTCCAGTCGCTGTTCGCGCGCCAGCAGCAGCTGCAGCAGGAACTGGAGCAGCTGCGCCAGGCTGAGCGTCCGGACGCCGAAGCGATCGCGCAAAAAAGCGAGCAGCTCGAGAAAATCAACCAACAGCTGCTCCAGTTGTTTGGCTCGCCCGAGCTGACAGGCGAGCAGCTCAAAGATGCCCAAGCCCAACCCACCCAAGGGGGCAACAGCTGGGAGGTGGCGCTCGACTTTACCGGCGAGGGCGGCCGTCAGTTCGCCCAGCTCACGCAAGAGCTCGCTGGGACCGGTCGCACCATCGGCATCTTTTTGGACGATCAGCTGCTGAGCGCCCCCACGGTGGCGGCGCGCTTTGCCGGCACCGGCATCACCGGCGGTGGCGCCGTCATCACCGGCGATTTTTCCACGCAAGAGGCCCGCAACTTGGCCATTCAGCTGCGCGGCGGCGCGCTGCCGCTGCCGGTGGAAATTGTCTCCAACCGCACGGTGGGGGCCACGCTGGGCCAGGCCAGCATCCGCAATAGCCTCTACGCTGCCGCATCGGGGTTGGTGCTAGTGCTAGCGTTCATGGCCGTTTACTACCGCCTGCCCGGTGCCATCGCGGACGCGGCCCTAGGCGTCTACGCGCTGCTCGCCGTTGCCAGCTATGCCTTGGTGGGCGTGACGCTAACCCTGCCCGGGATTGCCGGCTTCATTCTGAGCATCGGCATGGCTGTGGATGCCAACGTGCTCATCTTCGAGCGCACCCGGGAGGAGCTGCGCGCCGGCAATACGCTCTACCGCTCGGTGGAATCGGGGTTCTATCGGGCTTTTTCTAGCATTATCGACAGCAACGTCACAACCTTAATTGCCTGCGCCGCCCTGTTTTGGCTGGGGACCGGTTTTGTTAAGGGCTTTGCCGTAACGCTGGCAATTGGCGTGGCGCTGAGTTTGTTTACGGCCCTATCCTGCACCCGAACGCTGATGCTGCTGGTGGTTTTGGGCCTGCCGGGGGTCCGCCGGCGGCCGCACCTGTTCTGCCCGCAGTTGGCCTCCTCGTAG
- a CDS encoding protein translocase subunit SecF, which yields MQLNLTQQRHRWWLVSIAALVACAIAMALSLAQFNAPLRPGLEFVGGTRLQLTRACATEGSCEEPIEVGRVRQIAQAQGLGNSRIQVVGERQQTLSIRTQALGVEQRSQLRAALRQALGRFDPQTIQIDTIGPTIGREILTSGLLALVVAAFGIIGYISLRFQLDYALVAILALFHDVFLTSGLFSVLGLTAGVEVNSLFLVALLTIIGFSVNDTVVIYDRIRETRRRRPSDGFEAIANESVNRSLTRSINTTATSVLPLLAIYLFGGETLTNFALALIVGFILGAYSSIFVASTLLAWWRARQESAQAAMPSAQPSDKA from the coding sequence ATGCAACTAAACCTCACCCAACAGCGGCACCGGTGGTGGCTGGTTTCGATTGCAGCCCTGGTGGCGTGCGCCATTGCCATGGCGCTATCGCTGGCGCAGTTCAACGCGCCGCTGCGCCCCGGGCTGGAGTTTGTTGGGGGCACGCGCTTGCAGCTCACCCGCGCCTGCGCCACCGAAGGCAGCTGCGAGGAACCGATTGAGGTAGGGCGCGTGCGCCAGATTGCGCAGGCGCAAGGTTTGGGGAACAGCCGCATTCAAGTGGTGGGCGAGCGGCAGCAGACGCTCTCCATCCGCACCCAAGCCCTAGGCGTCGAGCAGCGCAGCCAGCTGCGAGCGGCGCTGCGCCAGGCGCTAGGCCGCTTTGACCCCCAAACCATTCAAATTGATACAATCGGGCCCACCATTGGGCGCGAGATCTTAACCTCGGGGTTGCTAGCGCTCGTGGTGGCGGCGTTTGGCATCATCGGCTACATCAGCCTTCGCTTTCAGCTCGACTATGCCCTGGTCGCCATCCTGGCGCTGTTCCACGACGTTTTTCTCACCAGCGGCCTGTTTTCGGTGTTGGGGTTGACGGCCGGGGTTGAGGTCAACAGCCTGTTTTTGGTCGCGCTGCTGACCATCATTGGCTTTTCGGTCAACGATACGGTCGTCATCTACGATCGCATCCGCGAGACCCGCCGGCGGCGCCCCAGCGACGGGTTTGAGGCGATCGCTAACGAGTCCGTCAACCGCTCGCTGACCCGCTCCATCAACACGACCGCAACCAGCGTGCTGCCGCTGCTGGCAATCTATCTGTTTGGCGGCGAAACGCTGACCAACTTTGCCCTGGCCCTAATCGTGGGCTTTATTTTGGGGGCTTACTCCAGCATTTTCGTAGCCAGTACGCTGCTGGCCTGGTGGCGCGCGCGCCAAGAGAGCGCCCAGGCAGCCATGCCGAGCGCGCAACCGTCCGATAAGGCCTAG
- a CDS encoding chlorophyll A-B binding protein, translating into MENENRNDFKFGFTPQAENWNGRLAMIGFFAALIVEAVSGQGVLKFLGLL; encoded by the coding sequence ATGGAGAACGAAAATCGCAACGATTTTAAGTTCGGCTTCACCCCGCAAGCCGAGAATTGGAACGGTCGGCTTGCCATGATCGGCTTTTTCGCAGCGCTGATCGTCGAGGCCGTCAGCGGCCAAGGCGTCCTTAAGTTCCTGGGCTTGCTGTAA
- a CDS encoding CPBP family intramembrane metalloprotease, with product MLPWDKRLEWAFSTPPAAGDWGGMLLLAGFSAIALPWGWRQGLLRFSPGATTATTAGWIVGRTWVVPSLLEESLFRVVLLPHPAEGAPPITCLGWVLGSLVLFVAAHPLQARLCAPQAKPTFNSATFLGLAGLLGLACTVSYYQSGSVWPPLVLHWVVVVVWLLLCDGYRRILP from the coding sequence ATGCTTCCGTGGGATAAGCGCCTGGAATGGGCCTTCTCGACCCCGCCTGCCGCCGGGGATTGGGGCGGGATGCTGCTGCTGGCCGGCTTTAGCGCGATCGCGCTGCCTTGGGGATGGCGGCAGGGATTGTTGCGCTTTTCACCCGGCGCAACGACGGCCACTACGGCTGGCTGGATCGTGGGGCGCACTTGGGTGGTGCCCAGCCTGCTCGAGGAAAGCCTGTTTCGCGTGGTGCTGCTGCCGCATCCGGCTGAAGGCGCGCCGCCAATCACCTGCTTGGGGTGGGTGTTGGGGAGCCTGGTGCTGTTTGTAGCGGCCCATCCGCTGCAGGCACGGCTGTGCGCGCCCCAGGCAAAGCCAACCTTCAATAGCGCGACCTTTCTCGGCCTAGCCGGCCTGCTGGGCCTGGCTTGTACGGTCAGCTACTACCAAAGCGGCTCAGTGTGGCCGCCGCTGGTTTTGCATTGGGTCGTGGTGGTGGTTTGGTTGCTGCTGTGCGACGGCTACCGCCGCATCTTGCCTTGA
- a CDS encoding pyridine nucleotide-disulfide oxidoreductase produces the protein MAADYDIVVIGGGSGGLVVAGAAAQLNARVALVEKDRLGGDCLWYGCVPSKSLIHAARVAHQVKHGSRFGVCTPPPNIALAEANGHVRRTIANIQPHDSPERFKSMGVEVIFGEGQFRDGRTFAVNGRTLRARRFVIATGSRPLVPPVAGLEAAGFVTNEQVFSLQERPSSLAVIGGGPIGCELAQALHRLGAQATVIASRDQLLPQEDPAAAAVVERQFEAEGIRVVKSARAERVELAGGYKRIQAGGEAITAEQILLSTGRQPNLEGLNLEAAGVRAGSQGLAVNAKLQTSNPRIYGCGDVIGGYQFTHVASYEASVVLQNALFWPTKKADYRVVPWATFTEPELARVGLTEQQARRRYGSDVRVLQQDFAEVDRAQAEAATEGFVKLIARNNGQILGAHIVGPSAGEIVHEVILAMRHGLKASALTSAIHIYPTLAEANSQAALQLTKQKYAQNARLQALLRGLFRLRRAWG, from the coding sequence GTGGCAGCAGATTACGACATCGTCGTTATTGGCGGCGGCTCGGGGGGGTTGGTCGTTGCCGGCGCTGCCGCCCAGCTCAATGCCCGGGTTGCGCTGGTGGAAAAGGACCGCCTGGGCGGCGATTGCCTCTGGTACGGCTGCGTCCCCAGCAAATCGCTCATCCACGCCGCCCGCGTGGCCCACCAAGTCAAGCACGGCTCGCGGTTTGGCGTCTGCACGCCCCCACCCAATATTGCCTTGGCCGAAGCCAACGGGCACGTGCGCCGCACGATCGCCAACATTCAGCCCCACGATTCGCCCGAGCGCTTTAAGTCGATGGGGGTTGAGGTCATTTTTGGCGAGGGCCAATTTCGCGACGGGCGCACCTTTGCCGTTAATGGGCGCACGCTGCGGGCGAGGCGCTTTGTCATTGCCACCGGCTCCCGACCCTTGGTTCCGCCAGTTGCGGGCCTGGAAGCGGCAGGCTTTGTCACCAACGAGCAAGTTTTTTCGCTGCAAGAGCGCCCCAGCTCGCTGGCGGTCATTGGCGGCGGGCCCATCGGATGCGAGCTAGCGCAGGCCCTCCACCGCTTGGGGGCCCAAGCCACCGTCATTGCCAGCCGGGACCAACTCTTGCCCCAAGAAGATCCCGCTGCGGCCGCGGTCGTGGAGCGTCAGTTCGAGGCTGAGGGCATCCGCGTGGTGAAATCGGCCCGCGCCGAGCGCGTCGAGCTGGCGGGCGGTTACAAGCGCATCCAGGCTGGCGGCGAGGCGATCACGGCCGAGCAAATCCTGCTCTCGACCGGACGGCAGCCCAACCTGGAAGGGCTCAACCTGGAAGCAGCCGGCGTCCGCGCGGGCTCGCAAGGTCTGGCCGTCAATGCCAAGCTACAAACCAGCAACCCGCGCATTTACGGTTGCGGCGATGTTATTGGCGGGTATCAGTTTACGCACGTGGCCAGCTACGAGGCAAGCGTTGTCCTGCAAAACGCGCTCTTTTGGCCCACCAAAAAGGCTGACTATCGCGTCGTGCCCTGGGCAACCTTTACCGAACCCGAGCTGGCGCGCGTGGGCCTCACCGAGCAGCAAGCCCGGCGGCGTTACGGCAGTGACGTTCGCGTGCTGCAGCAGGATTTTGCCGAGGTCGATCGCGCCCAAGCCGAGGCAGCAACGGAAGGCTTTGTCAAGCTAATCGCGCGCAACAACGGCCAGATCCTGGGCGCTCACATTGTGGGCCCATCGGCCGGCGAGATCGTGCACGAGGTCATTCTGGCGATGAGGCACGGCCTCAAAGCCTCGGCCCTCACCAGCGCCATCCACATCTATCCCACCCTGGCCGAAGCCAACAGTCAGGCGGCCCTGCAGCTCACCAAGCAGAAGTACGCGCAGAACGCGCGCCTGCAGGCGCTGCTGCGCGGGTTATTCCGCTTGCGCCGCGCCTGGGGGTAG
- the dacB gene encoding D-alanyl-D-alanine carboxypeptidase/D-alanyl-D-alanine-endopeptidase — MALLGRWLSAALLGPLAGGLPAADAALAAEPVPAEQQRRLCRDELATAIDAIAEGGALERARWGVLVRTLEGGRTLYARHPRQYFTPASNAKLLTTAAALRELGGSFRFQTPAYATGSPPELATLRIFGRWDPSLKTRDLERLAQQLARQGVRRIERAIADRGGTPGPTVPPTWAWEDAYAAYGAIPDPFMLNGNAAPLQLQPRQLGQPLRLRWRDPVAARQWDLRNRSLTVAAGSTPAINMTGRLGTPVLRVGGQLPADAESQTWQLSVPQPGRYWVQTLQSALRDRGIAVGQASVASSRPPERDPLATLSSPPLAELVATTNRQSNNLYAEALFRKLGARSVATTGSRAIEQVLSEIGVPRESYALTDGSGLSRHNRISPQALVATLRQMAQTPQASVYRDSLAVAGRSGTLQERLQGTAAAGRLQGKTGTMTGVSALSGYLETGEAPTLTFAILLNRSGRNVPTMRAAIDRIVQRLARWPACAPQ, encoded by the coding sequence TTGGCGTTGCTAGGACGCTGGCTGAGCGCTGCGCTTTTAGGCCCCCTAGCCGGGGGACTGCCTGCGGCTGACGCGGCGCTGGCTGCTGAGCCGGTACCGGCCGAGCAGCAGCGGCGACTGTGCCGCGACGAGCTGGCAACCGCAATCGATGCGATCGCCGAGGGCGGGGCGCTCGAGCGCGCCCGCTGGGGTGTTTTGGTCCGTACCTTGGAAGGCGGCCGAACGCTGTACGCGCGCCACCCCCGGCAGTACTTTACCCCGGCCTCCAACGCCAAGCTGCTCACCACTGCTGCTGCGCTGCGCGAGCTAGGGGGCTCGTTTCGCTTCCAGACCCCAGCCTACGCGACGGGCTCGCCGCCCGAACTGGCGACCTTGCGCATCTTCGGCCGCTGGGATCCCAGCCTGAAAACGCGCGATCTCGAGCGCTTGGCGCAGCAACTGGCCCGCCAGGGGGTGCGCCGCATCGAGCGCGCGATCGCCGATCGCGGCGGCACCCCCGGCCCGACCGTACCGCCTACCTGGGCTTGGGAAGATGCCTACGCGGCCTACGGGGCCATTCCCGATCCGTTCATGCTCAACGGCAACGCTGCCCCGCTGCAGTTGCAGCCGCGCCAGTTGGGTCAGCCGCTGCGACTGCGCTGGCGCGATCCGGTGGCAGCGCGCCAGTGGGATTTGCGCAACCGCAGCCTCACGGTGGCGGCCGGCAGCACCCCGGCCATAAACATGACGGGCCGCCTAGGAACGCCCGTGCTTCGCGTCGGCGGGCAGCTCCCCGCCGATGCCGAGTCCCAAACCTGGCAGCTGTCAGTTCCCCAACCCGGGCGCTACTGGGTGCAGACGTTGCAGTCGGCTTTGCGCGATCGCGGCATTGCAGTGGGCCAAGCATCGGTCGCCTCCAGCCGCCCGCCCGAGCGCGACCCCCTAGCAACCCTAAGCTCGCCGCCGCTGGCCGAGCTGGTGGCAACGACCAACCGGCAAAGCAACAATCTCTACGCCGAGGCCCTATTTCGCAAGTTGGGGGCGCGCTCGGTTGCCACTACCGGTTCCCGGGCCATCGAGCAGGTCCTGAGCGAGATCGGGGTTCCGCGCGAGAGCTACGCCCTCACCGACGGCTCGGGGCTATCGCGCCACAACCGCATCAGCCCGCAAGCCCTGGTGGCAACGCTGCGGCAAATGGCCCAGACCCCTCAGGCCAGCGTCTATCGAGATTCGCTGGCCGTGGCCGGTCGCAGTGGCACCCTGCAAGAGCGCTTGCAGGGAACGGCCGCAGCCGGTCGGCTGCAGGGCAAAACCGGAACCATGACCGGCGTATCGGCCCTATCCGGGTATCTGGAAACGGGCGAAGCGCCCACCCTGACGTTTGCCATCCTGCTCAACCGCAGCGGTCGGAATGTGCCTACCATGCGCGCCGCGATCGATCGCATCGTGCAGCGCCTGGCCCGCTGGCCGGCGTGCGCGCCTCAGTAG